Proteins found in one Bremerella volcania genomic segment:
- a CDS encoding MFS transporter, which produces MATDAASLEAASLRRDPLVRATPFFYGWVMLGVAMVAQYCTSPGQTYGVALFNKHIATSLATETYKSTHPGQEVVLTKELIDAEIVTVTTAYLWGTILAAFPVPWIGALADRWGLRKTITLVIVLFGLACMFMSQVEGPYALFVAFLAIRTLGQGSLTLLATNTADMWFQRKLGFANGIRNLSAPIAFGTFPVITIALINWFGWQQAYFALGVGVWAIMFPLLIFVFRNHPEEVGQLPDGEKHAARKDDEPESRGSFFMMPQLTLGEALTERSFWIVLSFMTMWAMIGTALMFMVIPYVESRGLTEEDAQVVFWTMAISMASCQFFGGILADYFKLNYLLFAGSVLLGVGVLVYLSIDSVWMAGVYGLTFGVAQGVSAAGSNSLLARYFGRAHLGKIKGFQMMTIVGGSAAGPFLMSQGKELLGSYDSVLWLFATMLFVQAVACFFATPPAARDQVADPSKHSHPQSTTHGTAPFTGTSTGDQPQPALQTAD; this is translated from the coding sequence ATGGCCACCGATGCCGCCTCGCTTGAGGCAGCTTCTTTGCGACGCGATCCGCTCGTCCGAGCGACCCCTTTCTTCTATGGCTGGGTCATGCTGGGAGTCGCGATGGTCGCTCAGTACTGTACCAGCCCTGGTCAGACGTACGGCGTGGCCCTGTTCAACAAACATATTGCCACTTCGCTGGCAACCGAAACGTACAAGAGCACTCACCCCGGCCAAGAGGTGGTGCTGACCAAAGAACTGATCGACGCCGAGATCGTGACGGTCACCACCGCCTATTTGTGGGGAACCATCCTCGCCGCGTTTCCGGTCCCTTGGATCGGAGCACTCGCCGATCGATGGGGACTGCGAAAGACGATCACTCTGGTCATCGTGCTGTTCGGATTGGCGTGCATGTTCATGTCGCAGGTCGAAGGACCGTATGCCCTGTTCGTCGCATTCCTAGCGATACGAACGCTCGGGCAAGGCTCGCTGACACTGCTGGCGACCAACACGGCCGACATGTGGTTTCAGCGAAAGCTCGGCTTCGCCAATGGCATTCGCAACCTGTCCGCACCGATCGCGTTCGGAACGTTTCCGGTCATTACCATCGCACTGATCAACTGGTTCGGCTGGCAGCAGGCCTACTTCGCGCTGGGCGTCGGCGTGTGGGCGATCATGTTTCCGCTGCTGATCTTCGTCTTCCGCAACCATCCCGAAGAAGTCGGTCAGCTGCCCGACGGCGAGAAGCACGCTGCTCGCAAGGACGATGAGCCTGAGAGTCGCGGGTCGTTCTTCATGATGCCGCAGCTGACCCTCGGGGAAGCGCTCACCGAGCGGTCGTTCTGGATTGTGCTCTCCTTTATGACGATGTGGGCCATGATCGGCACGGCCCTGATGTTCATGGTGATCCCCTACGTCGAAAGTCGAGGCCTCACCGAAGAGGACGCACAGGTCGTCTTCTGGACGATGGCCATCAGCATGGCCAGTTGCCAGTTCTTCGGAGGCATTCTGGCCGACTATTTCAAGTTGAATTACCTGCTGTTTGCCGGCTCGGTACTGCTGGGCGTGGGCGTGCTGGTCTATCTGTCGATCGACTCGGTTTGGATGGCCGGTGTTTATGGCTTGACGTTTGGCGTGGCTCAAGGGGTCTCGGCTGCCGGATCGAATTCACTTTTGGCACGTTACTTTGGTCGGGCCCACTTGGGGAAGATCAAAGGATTTCAGATGATGACGATCGTCGGAGGCAGCGCCGCCGGGCCGTTTCTGATGAGCCAGGGGAAAGAACTTCTCGGTAGCTATGACTCCGTGTTGTGGTTGTTTGCTACCATGTTGTTCGTTCAGGCGGTTGCGTGCTTCTTCGCGACCCCGCCCGCCGCACGAGACCAGGTGGCGGACCCCAGCAAGCACTCCCATCCGCAAAGCACCACTCATGGCACGGCTCCATTTACGGGGACTTCCACCGGGGACCAACCGCAACCAGCTCTTCAAACTGCTGATTGA
- a CDS encoding Hsp70 family protein, which produces MGAKYVIGVDLGTTNSVLAYSDLEAEQPVVQLLEIPQLVAASTIENRKSLPSFLYLATEADQEGGKLGLPWGDSQSYATGEWARRQSADTPDRTVGGAKSWLSHHKVDRQGAILPWNAPEEVGKISPVEASRRYLQHLVAAWNEAQPEHPFADQAVVLTVPASFDASARELTHEAAIAAGFPADFTLLEEPQAAVYSWLGHMGDKWRKALKVGDKLLVCDVGGGTTDLTLITVEEEAGELVLKRMAVGNHLLVGGDNMDLALAFHVAELFQEKNVTLDPWQSVSLWHSCRAAKEQLLQEDGPDKHPVSILGRGSKLIAKTVSVDVEREPIKAMLLEGFFPACAATDKPERGFVSGFQELGLPFESDPAVTRHLAEFLAQHSEKAGSAIHPTHVLFNGGVFKSEPFQTRLMETIASWQPDQPPQRLEGDHDLDYAVARGAAYYGFAKEKGGIRIRGGTAQAYYVGIQTSGLAIPGAPRPLHLLNVVPIGMEEGTETDVPSAEVGLVVGETTKFRFFSSPIRKDDKPGQMIQRWDEAEISETDSLEASLPRDDKINEPYVPVTFHSKVTELGMLELWCVSSKTSGRWKLEFNVREED; this is translated from the coding sequence ATGGGGGCGAAATATGTCATCGGCGTCGACCTCGGCACAACCAACAGCGTCCTCGCCTACAGCGACCTGGAAGCCGAACAGCCGGTCGTCCAGCTGCTAGAGATCCCGCAACTGGTCGCGGCCAGTACCATCGAGAACCGCAAATCGCTTCCCTCCTTCTTGTACCTCGCCACCGAGGCCGACCAGGAAGGGGGCAAGCTTGGGCTGCCATGGGGCGATAGTCAATCGTACGCCACCGGCGAGTGGGCCCGGCGTCAGTCGGCCGATACGCCGGACCGTACGGTCGGCGGAGCGAAGAGCTGGCTCTCGCATCATAAGGTCGACCGGCAAGGCGCGATCCTGCCATGGAACGCGCCGGAAGAGGTCGGCAAGATCTCGCCCGTCGAAGCATCCCGGCGGTACCTGCAGCACCTGGTGGCGGCGTGGAACGAAGCCCAGCCTGAGCATCCGTTCGCCGATCAAGCGGTCGTGCTGACGGTGCCAGCTTCGTTTGACGCCAGTGCTCGCGAGCTGACGCACGAAGCGGCCATCGCCGCAGGCTTCCCGGCCGACTTCACCTTGCTGGAAGAACCCCAGGCCGCGGTCTACTCGTGGCTCGGTCACATGGGGGACAAGTGGCGCAAGGCCCTAAAGGTGGGCGACAAGCTATTGGTGTGCGACGTCGGTGGCGGTACGACCGACCTGACGCTGATCACCGTTGAAGAGGAAGCGGGCGAACTGGTCCTCAAACGGATGGCGGTCGGCAATCACCTACTGGTGGGCGGCGACAACATGGACCTCGCCCTGGCGTTTCATGTGGCCGAACTGTTCCAAGAAAAGAACGTCACGCTCGATCCGTGGCAGTCGGTATCGCTATGGCATAGCTGTCGAGCCGCCAAGGAACAGTTGCTACAAGAGGACGGACCCGACAAGCATCCGGTCAGCATCCTGGGACGCGGCAGCAAGCTGATCGCCAAGACCGTTTCCGTCGACGTCGAGCGCGAGCCGATCAAAGCGATGCTGCTGGAAGGGTTCTTTCCCGCATGTGCCGCAACCGACAAGCCCGAACGAGGATTCGTCTCCGGCTTTCAGGAACTGGGCTTGCCGTTTGAATCGGACCCGGCCGTCACGCGGCACCTGGCCGAGTTTTTGGCCCAGCATTCCGAGAAAGCGGGCAGCGCGATCCACCCGACGCACGTGCTGTTCAACGGTGGCGTCTTCAAGAGCGAACCGTTTCAGACGCGCTTGATGGAAACGATCGCCTCGTGGCAGCCGGATCAGCCTCCGCAGCGTCTGGAAGGGGATCACGACCTCGACTACGCCGTCGCGCGCGGTGCGGCGTATTACGGCTTCGCGAAAGAGAAGGGGGGCATTCGTATCCGCGGAGGAACGGCCCAGGCCTATTATGTCGGGATTCAAACTTCCGGCCTGGCAATCCCCGGTGCGCCGCGTCCGCTCCATTTGCTCAACGTCGTGCCAATCGGCATGGAAGAAGGGACCGAGACCGACGTCCCCAGCGCCGAGGTCGGGCTGGTGGTCGGCGAGACCACCAAGTTCCGCTTCTTCTCGTCGCCGATTCGCAAAGACGACAAGCCGGGGCAGATGATTCAGCGGTGGGACGAAGCCGAGATTTCCGAGACCGACAGCCTGGAAGCTTCGTTACCGCGCGACGACAAGATTAACGAGCCGTACGTCCCGGTCACCTTCCACAGCAAAGTGACCGAGCTAGGCATGCTCGAACTATGGTGCGTCAGCAGCAAAACCTCCGGCCGCTGGAAACTCGAATTCAACGTCCGCGAAGAGGATTAG
- a CDS encoding DUF2760 domain-containing protein yields the protein MSRIGLAFKLFFQILFNSEVAERAESLSLPAPKEQEKKPAPPPPPPPPPKPKPPRPDGIDALVLLGTLQREARFLDLFQEDLSEYDDAQIGAAVRDVQRDTKATLNRLFAISPVRDEEEGGRIDLPESFDASEIRLVGNVQNEKPAGGTLVHRGWKATKCDVPKFNGTLAQAQVLNPAEVEV from the coding sequence ATGAGCCGAATTGGTTTAGCTTTCAAGCTCTTTTTTCAAATACTATTTAATTCTGAAGTCGCCGAGCGAGCCGAGTCTCTCTCGCTGCCTGCCCCGAAAGAGCAGGAAAAGAAACCGGCGCCTCCTCCTCCGCCACCACCTCCTCCGAAGCCCAAGCCACCGCGGCCCGATGGCATCGACGCGCTTGTGCTGCTGGGAACCTTGCAGCGCGAGGCCCGTTTTCTCGATCTCTTTCAGGAAGACTTGAGCGAGTACGACGACGCCCAGATTGGTGCCGCCGTACGTGACGTGCAGCGCGACACCAAGGCCACCCTCAACCGGTTGTTCGCCATCAGTCCGGTGCGCGACGAAGAAGAGGGAGGCCGCATCGATCTGCCAGAGTCGTTTGACGCCAGCGAAATTCGCCTGGTCGGCAACGTGCAGAACGAGAAGCCCGCCGGCGGCACGCTCGTGCATCGCGGCTGGAAGGCCACCAAGTGCGACGTTCCAAAGTTCAACGGCACGCTCGCCCAGGCCCAAGTCCTCAATCCGGCAGAAGTGGAGGTCTAA